A single window of Agelaius phoeniceus isolate bAgePho1 chromosome 16, bAgePho1.hap1, whole genome shotgun sequence DNA harbors:
- the METRN gene encoding meteorin isoform X1, whose product MMWLNPKPKSSKVRCCFCLWPSRTPLWRGCLGVRGAAVRGDTGWGSLSLTRCCAHSGLSQEAGSVEQLSLHCAEGSLEWLYPTGALRLRLAPRLPPTSAAVKGRSPPRVTACIKPSGTFRGAQLYLEREGGLELLLPEAPRPHARCFSWLPQEKVALFLQATPQPDISRRIAAFRYELRGDWLARPALPTASLSNEGACRPCNDTEILMAICTSDFVIRGSIQSVSNDAELQESIIGVSATRIHRQKFPLFQAGGRAGRPVGSIRTPLRCGVRPGPGTFLFTGWLHFGEAWLSCAPRYRDFQRIYRGAQRTHQNPCEFPVD is encoded by the exons ATGATGTGGCTGAACCCCAAGCCCAAGTCATCGAAGGTTCGGTGCTGTTTCTGCCTGTGGCCATCCCGCACACCTCTGTGGAGGGGCTGCTTGGGAGTGCGGGGTGCTGCTGTGCGGGGGGACACGGGCTGGGGGTCCCTGTCACTGACCAGGTGCTGTGCCCACAGCGGGCTGTCACAGGAGGCTGGCAGCGTGGagcagctgtccctgcactgtgcCGAGGGCTCGCTGGAGTGGCTGTACCCCACGGGGGCCCTCCGCCTCCGCCTGGCCCCCCGCCTGCCCCCCACCAGCGCCGCCGTCAAGGGCAGGAGCCCCCCGCGCGTCACCGCCTGCATCAAACCCAGCGGCACCTTCCGGGGGGCTCAGCTCTAcctggagagggagggggggctggagctgctgctgccagaggccCCCCGGCCCCACGCCCGCTGCTTCAGCTGGCTGCCCCAGGAGAAGGTGGCTCTGTTCCTGCAGGCCACCCCGCAGCCCGACATCAGCCGCCGCATCGCCGCCTTCCGCTACGAGCTGCGGGGGGATTGGCTGGCCCGGCCCGCGCTGCCCACCGCCAGCCTCAGCAATGAAG GTGCGTGCCGGCCGTGCAATGACACCGAGATCCTGATGGCCATTTGCACTAGTGACTTTG TCATCCGCGGCAGCATCCAGAGCGTCTCCAATGACGCCGAGCTGCAGGAATCCATCATCGGGGTGAGCGCCACGCGCATCCACCGGCAGAAATTCCCGCTGTTCcaggcgggcgggcgggcggggcggcccgTGGGCAGCATCCGCACCCCCCTGCGCTGCGGGGTCCGCCCGGGCCCCGGCACCTTCCTGTTCACGGGCTGGCTGCACTTCGGGgaggcctggctgagctgcgcTCCCCGCTACCGGGACTTCCAGCGCATCTACCGGGGGGCCCAGCGCACGCACCAGAACCCCTGCGAGTTCCCCGTGGACTGA
- the METRN gene encoding meteorin isoform X2, producing MWALRALCLAGLGAAIGGGAADQCSWRGSGLSQEAGSVEQLSLHCAEGSLEWLYPTGALRLRLAPRLPPTSAAVKGRSPPRVTACIKPSGTFRGAQLYLEREGGLELLLPEAPRPHARCFSWLPQEKVALFLQATPQPDISRRIAAFRYELRGDWLARPALPTASLSNEGACRPCNDTEILMAICTSDFVIRGSIQSVSNDAELQESIIGVSATRIHRQKFPLFQAGGRAGRPVGSIRTPLRCGVRPGPGTFLFTGWLHFGEAWLSCAPRYRDFQRIYRGAQRTHQNPCEFPVD from the exons ATGTGGGCGCTGCGGGCGCTGTGcctggccgggctgggggcggccatcggcggcggggccgcggacCAGTGCAGCTGGAGGGGCAG CGGGCTGTCACAGGAGGCTGGCAGCGTGGagcagctgtccctgcactgtgcCGAGGGCTCGCTGGAGTGGCTGTACCCCACGGGGGCCCTCCGCCTCCGCCTGGCCCCCCGCCTGCCCCCCACCAGCGCCGCCGTCAAGGGCAGGAGCCCCCCGCGCGTCACCGCCTGCATCAAACCCAGCGGCACCTTCCGGGGGGCTCAGCTCTAcctggagagggagggggggctggagctgctgctgccagaggccCCCCGGCCCCACGCCCGCTGCTTCAGCTGGCTGCCCCAGGAGAAGGTGGCTCTGTTCCTGCAGGCCACCCCGCAGCCCGACATCAGCCGCCGCATCGCCGCCTTCCGCTACGAGCTGCGGGGGGATTGGCTGGCCCGGCCCGCGCTGCCCACCGCCAGCCTCAGCAATGAAG GTGCGTGCCGGCCGTGCAATGACACCGAGATCCTGATGGCCATTTGCACTAGTGACTTTG TCATCCGCGGCAGCATCCAGAGCGTCTCCAATGACGCCGAGCTGCAGGAATCCATCATCGGGGTGAGCGCCACGCGCATCCACCGGCAGAAATTCCCGCTGTTCcaggcgggcgggcgggcggggcggcccgTGGGCAGCATCCGCACCCCCCTGCGCTGCGGGGTCCGCCCGGGCCCCGGCACCTTCCTGTTCACGGGCTGGCTGCACTTCGGGgaggcctggctgagctgcgcTCCCCGCTACCGGGACTTCCAGCGCATCTACCGGGGGGCCCAGCGCACGCACCAGAACCCCTGCGAGTTCCCCGTGGACTGA